The sequence gcttTAGTGTAGGTTATTAAGGTTGAagatgaacctaatttaaaaccttaggtttgaggtgaaccgctatgaaacctccttagtgaaattcagtacactcaagggttaagtgcggttaccgggagtggagtatacaagtagtcgaaccactataaaaatggctGTGTTTGAGATTCCTATTCTTTTATttatgtgatttgctttaatatttttatatcttaatatctgtgatcacacctcacacacttacacagtcatatccatcataaactagtttgaatattgtttacttcttaagtagtttgtgattggatcctctaccgggcttggaagccagtagagttacttttgagtaatcttaacATGTGTCTGCTGTTAGGATTAgtataataggattttaaataaaccataaaaccttaaaaagtcctattcacctccctctaggacatattaacatattcctacttcgactaaagcggtcttcaccatAATTTCATCACTTTCCCATTACGTTACACGATCTGTTTCGGCTACGATTTGGGTaggaaacctaaccctaatactGTAGTTGAGATCCAATATggttgtttgtcaacctagctaaccgatttcaccatttaggtactcgacgttccattttcgagaacatagtgttcgaactgagtccgaatcgagtattccgatgaaaggtgtggactataaacgtttaggttatggttttcaatactttcaatgtcagctaatgatttatgtctgacttaattgctaccatatcatcttagacacgtcaatttcgatatattttacatgtatgaactatgttgaacaaaatatgtatcctatgtgtttgttgaaatgtttgaatgaacatataaatgtgatttgtgcttgccatgactactaatctaggtttcatgtttgtcatatgcatgatgacctctttgtgtaaggaattgccataatatatgtcgtaactaacctagtctatgtattttggtgaagtgtaacttaagtgtttgataaattgtcttaatggaaaattattgatgatttgtatttattaagggtatcgagataggattctcaattaccttattcatatgtatagtttccttcgtgTAATTTTATTTTCCTATACGcgatttatgaataaaatgcaagtgttaggtaatataatcaatgtgtttgatgaaatgctcgaatgagggatttatttggattatttgtAAAATACTGACATGATTgtcacatgtgtctacctattacaattgagtaagattggggctacaacatagtccaagcaatcggtaacagtacCTGTTAGGGTAGCCGAATTAGTTTCACCACATTTGGGTAAACTTGACGAAtctgggtcgcacgacgattgtcgacagtgttaggccacaaggggcacttatgcgctccatatcggttaagtcagcgtgtgcccgaACCAATTGAACTTGCCAaacaaactgattggcctattatgtgtttaccatggaCACccctgcttaaatctaaggtacccctttccaatgtaaagacccactttaactatggtaccacgatTCACTAAGACTtatgaaccgggcatggtggtatgggacaccgtgttcgagctgtcggcctacgctggggtgacgagcctccctgtagtgaccagtgagtaacccagactcgtgagccgggcatggtagtatgggacaccgtgttcgagctatcggcctacgctgaggtgacgagcctcccatagtgaccgcaagtataaactttgaacttgcctatcgactgtttttcattaggagtgatgccctacaacttgtctatcgtatgtcattaactaggattgacgaccctggatggatccttcggttcgggttagtgatataaagggaggtactttagcttcccaaacctgttgtatgaataagcttaattaagtactcggctaacacgaccatgcatcacattgcattagttaggatgtgcttttggcaaggaagttgcactttagggagtgctgtcatatgcgaaattggttgtcaaaatcacttttTAAGGGAGTTTTGTGCgatggcatacatcattacttgcactccattcctacattaacaaaagtagttaggaagtgattgttgtattgctttatcattactgcttaattgacttgataacatgttaacctttgccttataataccactgagttgatcactcactcccatcctgggacggtgttttaaaacaccaaccagactctggtttagatgcaggtattAATGAAGTCTATGTGATGGATCAGGActtcatggatgaagaggaagagttctcttacgttcagctatcaagcgggtctatgtagacctcgtgccgatacgcatggattacagggatattggcTTTTGAATATCTAACGTTTTcgcatttggtatattttgaaacatcacatgtatatattcagcctggttacataatcatactccAGAAGTTGTGAAAcactttcatatttaaatacatatgtttcagacttccacttgcttaatttaattatatctggagtatgatatgctgttttagtataatctcactcatgtttaactcattaatatggacgaaatctgaacatcttTATCCATGTTTCATAAGTGATGTActagatctcgggagtagagcttttgTCGACccccgaaattcagggcgttataggtgagcattttcgattttcgatcctttttacTGTAAATTATATTAAATCAGCGTCAAATTGTTAGAAATacatggtttttcatgttttacatgaaaaaacatggattgggagcttcgattttgatatttggaggagatgggccgagttatGGAAagttgaaaaaatcaaaatttcctacTTGCTCGCAGATCAATTGTAAtccttgtgtccaaacataaaatcaaacatgtatgtaacttaatttagtgattcttcttttgactTTGAatttattgcttgtgtttccatacatcttcttatatttataaattatatgaatgaactttgaatatacttaaaTCAATTCAATTgcacaacacatagattaggaccccatacaaagaaaacctattatgtgcacttattttttgtaatgttttaatttataagtGTATATTGATGTGTTTTTAATAATCACTGAAGCTTCATTGAAAAACTcaaccaatttccccatgtttccaacgacaacgatacattacgcgatacaattgatatatctcatgtgataaccgatacatatctgtatcccaaaggTGCAATACGTAACACGaaaccgatatttcgaacactagttaggttaaggatataaataccaaatgaattcaaaaggaaAAGTTGTCTCACAACAACCCTACCAAACCAAATTTACCTTTTTCTATTATCAATTATTTGTAGTGTAATCCTTTCAATTATTTGTTATTTATATTCtgtagtgtaatcatttacttgtcatttacatttcttagtataatttgTAGTAGTAATTGAGTAGTCACCAACTTTAACCGTAATTTCGAGTCTATGCTAATAAACTAGATTCAgtttgaatattaaacaaaaattttcatctaTAGAAATATTTTATAATTGTTATCCACGGCTAATggtaaaatttttatttgtattttataAGTATTAAGGAAAGTCCTTTCACGTGAAAGGAAGAAGTGTGTCCATTTTTCAGAAGACAAACCTCATTTTCTGATCGCCAGATCATCTAAAATAATAATGTGCAAGTGGATATTAATCGAACCGGTCAGATTCGGTCAATTTAAGTACCCGCCTAAACCGACGCTTGGGTGGCAGTTGCTCGGTTTGAATTGAGTAGCGCattcaattctggcacgcccgcGTTAATTGAACCGCAACCATCCTGATATTATCAGGATAATTTGAAATTCTCGCTTTAATATCGCAATAATAACGTTTTGTGTTGATATTATCGTTTTATTtgaaaatatcggcgatattttcaACGGGAGATCCGCTACCAAAGGCGACGTTCGAGATCTTCAAAACACGCGTCCAAACCGCGTACATCGAGATCCTTTAGTCACTCGACCTTTTAATAAATACAAGCCCCTCTCTCTCTCGGCTATAAGAAATCCCccgagaaaaaattaaaaataaaaagcaacacaCCATGACAACCACAAGCCCCAACCCTTCCTCCTTCCAGAACATGGAAGAGATCGAGAAAGTCTTTAATCGCTTCGATGCTAATGGAGACGGTAAGATCTCAGCTGTCGAGCTCGGCGACGTCCTCCGCGCCCTCGGATCATCTCCATCGGACGACGAGCTTCGCCGCATAATGGACGAGATCGACAGTGACGGTGATGGCTTCATCGATCTCAAGGAGTTCACGGCGTTCCATTGCGCTGGGGCCCACGATGGGGGAGAGATGAAGGACGCATTCGACACGTACGACCAGGATAAGGACGGCCTGATCTCGGCTGAGGAACTGCATGAGGTGCTGGAGAAATTGGGGGAGAGTTGCTCGGTCGAGGACTGCAAGCGGATGATAAAGTCCGTTGATTCGGATGGCGATGGGAACGTCAATTTTGATGAGTTTAAGACGATGATGACGAATGGGAAGGCTTCTACTCAATGAATCGACTCCAATCGAATCGTGTGTAACATTAGATCTCTCCCTCTCCTATctgaaatggcttaatggaaatttcatagtttcttgattttctttttctttttttttattcttttgttttTGCTAATGTGGCCCCGATCGATGTGCGGAAGAGCGTCCCTTTCGATGAGCGGGCCAATTTCATTATTATCTTCTGCAACCAAGGACACGCGATTTATACTCGGTTATATTATTTACCAGTGGAGATTGTATACTGCCCCAACCATGCCTGGTTAGAGAAGACGGTCCAGTAAGGGAatatgtgggggccaccgtgatgtatatgttttatccatgacggccatccattttgacaaatcattttagatgATGAGCCCGAGGCagatcgaatgctcaagtggaccacaccacaggaagaattGAGGATTGAATTCCAAGTACTGAAAACatctttgggccacagaagtttcgtatGAAACTGATATTTAAGGTCTATTTGAGCCTGTGAACGGGTTCGATGACATATTAAACAATACGGTcagccttgggaaggtttcaacgatggggtCATTATCACGACTGATTCCTGTGAtttggtccactcgagcctttcGATCTGTCtccttttaggctcatgccaaaaaatgatcttttaaaatggatcgATGATTGGTAtaaaccacatcacggtgggccccacaaccgctGACAGTACCGTCGTCACACgtcatgggaagcggattggctgtagTACTAGATGGTGTGGGTAGGTGTCGCTCAAAGATTAGCACGGACAAACCtccagctctgagttgtacgaacggttcaaagggggTCAAAGGTACATGGGCCCATAATGATGCATTTATCATCTTTACACCGTTctctccatttggagagatcattttagatctttatcTAAAAACTTCAGTAATTCcgaggctcaagtggacaacatcacATATAGCAATGGGACAATAATTTTCACCGCGAAagcatttgtagggcccaccgtaacgtttacttttcatccaatttatttatttatttataaagtcatactggatgaagagaaaaaatatatatcacgtCGAATTAAAATTTCTGTGACCGtgggaagggtttcaatggtaggcgttcaaatcCTCTTTTGTATGCGATCAATTGCTGTGTTGTACTTTGTTGGgagaaaatatgacaagtccgaagATTCGGATATGGAAGGACCAACTCTATC is a genomic window of Magnolia sinica isolate HGM2019 chromosome 15, MsV1, whole genome shotgun sequence containing:
- the LOC131227601 gene encoding probable calcium-binding protein CML27, with product MTTTSPNPSSFQNMEEIEKVFNRFDANGDGKISAVELGDVLRALGSSPSDDELRRIMDEIDSDGDGFIDLKEFTAFHCAGAHDGGEMKDAFDTYDQDKDGLISAEELHEVLEKLGESCSVEDCKRMIKSVDSDGDGNVNFDEFKTMMTNGKASTQ